Proteins from a single region of Aerococcus viridans:
- a CDS encoding ImmA/IrrE family metallo-endopeptidase, with protein sequence MNELEVIMSKYDEFEFIFKSDMPPKLYGYIDNETIYINDNISYEDKVATVMEEVGHYHMTIGEIIDYSDMKEEYKARLWSYEQLISIDRLKKYQMSNEPVHDYEIAEDFGLPVNVVVDAIRMFFIKDII encoded by the coding sequence TTGAATGAATTAGAAGTGATCATGTCAAAGTATGATGAGTTCGAATTTATTTTTAAAAGCGATATGCCACCAAAACTTTATGGATATATAGATAATGAAACAATTTATATTAATGACAATATATCTTACGAGGATAAAGTAGCTACTGTTATGGAAGAAGTTGGACATTATCATATGACTATTGGTGAAATTATAGATTATTCGGACATGAAAGAAGAATATAAGGCTAGGCTGTGGAGTTATGAGCAATTAATTTCTATAGATCGATTGAAAAAATATCAGATGTCTAACGAACCTGTTCACGATTATGAAATAGCTGAAGATTTTGGCTTACCAGTGAATGTTGTAGTTGATGCGATTAGAATGTTTTTTATCAAAGATATAATTTAG
- a CDS encoding helix-turn-helix domain-containing protein — translation MSFEKQVKVALVKKDWSQAKLAKEMGISPAYLGELLKGSRTTPSRIEQIKEILKDELETQYEKTGN, via the coding sequence ATGTCATTTGAAAAACAAGTCAAAGTAGCTTTGGTAAAAAAGGATTGGTCACAAGCTAAATTAGCTAAAGAAATGGGTATTTCTCCAGCTTACCTTGGGGAGTTACTTAAAGGTTCAAGAACAACACCTAGTCGTATTGAGCAAATAAAAGAGATTTTGAAAGACGAATTAGAAACGCAATATGAGAAAACAGGAAATTAA
- a CDS encoding ribosomal-processing cysteine protease Prp, with the protein MIQAIFKTDEKDQFVSFEVSGHAFAGEYGQDIVCAGVSAVVLSTVNNLTRMASIEPLIEADEENGGYLYVELTKDLSTEQGELAQMLLTSCYLALSEDVEANYGDFIHVSKTTKY; encoded by the coding sequence ATGATTCAAGCAATTTTTAAAACTGACGAGAAAGATCAATTTGTTAGCTTTGAAGTTTCTGGCCACGCCTTTGCAGGTGAATATGGGCAAGATATTGTCTGTGCAGGAGTATCCGCAGTCGTTTTATCGACAGTGAATAACCTGACACGTATGGCAAGTATCGAGCCACTTATTGAAGCCGATGAAGAAAATGGCGGTTACTTGTATGTTGAGTTAACAAAGGATCTCTCTACGGAGCAAGGTGAACTTGCTCAAATGTTATTAACAAGTTGCTATTTGGCCTTGTCTGAAGACGTTGAAGCCAATTACGGTGACTTTATACATGTATCCAAAACAACGAAATATTAG
- a CDS encoding DUF2513 domain-containing protein, translating into MKLNKDLIRLLLLDLESQESNSSFGSNEIDEFSVRNNVSVDETLYVIDRLIEAGYIKGDIKYSSNQPYFYYISTITYLGHEFLDTIRDPKIWIETKKAASTFGSVSLDILSQIATNLISRSLGL; encoded by the coding sequence TTGAAACTGAATAAAGATTTAATTCGCTTATTGTTGCTTGATTTAGAATCTCAGGAGAGTAATAGTTCTTTTGGTTCAAATGAAATAGACGAATTCTCAGTTCGCAACAACGTTTCTGTTGATGAAACACTATATGTAATTGATAGACTAATAGAAGCAGGATATATTAAAGGAGATATTAAATATTCATCAAATCAGCCTTATTTCTATTACATATCAACGATTACCTATCTAGGTCATGAATTTTTAGATACCATTAGAGATCCTAAAATTTGGATTGAGACTAAGAAAGCTGCCTCAACATTTGGTTCTGTATCATTGGATATACTTAGTCAAATTGCTACAAACCTCATATCGAGAAGCTTAGGATTGTAA
- the rplU gene encoding 50S ribosomal protein L21, with protein sequence MYAIIKTGGKQIKVEAGQAIYIEKLNAEAGDKVTFDQVVFVGGDDVKVGTPLVEGATVEATVEKQGRQKKVTTFKYKAKKDSHRKQGHRQPYTKVVIDSINA encoded by the coding sequence ATGTACGCAATTATTAAAACTGGTGGAAAACAAATTAAAGTTGAAGCTGGACAAGCTATCTACATTGAAAAATTAAATGCAGAAGCAGGAGACAAAGTTACTTTTGATCAAGTAGTTTTTGTTGGTGGTGACGATGTTAAAGTAGGAACACCTTTAGTTGAAGGTGCGACTGTTGAAGCAACTGTTGAAAAACAAGGTCGTCAAAAGAAAGTAACTACTTTCAAATACAAAGCTAAAAAAGATTCTCACCGTAAACAAGGTCATCGTCAACCATACACTAAAGTTGTTATCGACTCAATCAATGCTTAA
- a CDS encoding Abi family protein, with product MKNKKHPFQDYEKQKNILINDRNLIIDDEKVLDLVLKDYSYYAIINGYKDIFLEPSSSKEKFKAGTTISMLYQVYWMDLTMSNLVFKYSLLVEKRLKSRLAYLIGDSFGDTEEQYLQKKNYSQAPYHRGKLSKVIDEIKNKKESDRSAKHYMDTEGNLPPWVATKAVSFGVAYIWYQILRDIPKNELVSKFINTDYRMTVENKKDYFYRLISQVYEFRNISAHGNRIFDFQFQEKYEMKRIYLESTNTLDLFENENRNGLFSVIYSIITLLDDPYALNNFWNEVINYFDNYSRPEFNFNGKDVFQLFGISLQSLAKLEEYVKQKIDII from the coding sequence ATGAAAAATAAAAAACATCCTTTTCAGGACTACGAAAAACAAAAAAATATTTTGATTAATGACAGAAATCTAATAATTGATGATGAAAAAGTTCTTGATCTTGTATTGAAAGACTATTCCTACTATGCAATTATAAATGGTTATAAGGATATTTTTTTAGAGCCTAGTAGTTCAAAAGAAAAATTTAAAGCAGGCACTACAATTTCAATGTTATATCAAGTCTATTGGATGGATCTAACAATGAGTAATTTAGTGTTTAAATATAGTTTACTTGTCGAAAAACGGCTTAAGTCAAGATTAGCTTACCTCATTGGAGACTCATTTGGAGACACAGAAGAACAATATTTACAAAAAAAGAATTATAGTCAGGCCCCTTATCATAGAGGGAAATTATCTAAAGTTATTGATGAAATTAAAAATAAAAAAGAATCAGATCGTTCAGCAAAACATTACATGGATACTGAAGGAAATTTACCCCCTTGGGTTGCCACCAAGGCAGTAAGTTTTGGAGTTGCATATATCTGGTATCAAATTCTTAGAGATATACCTAAAAATGAATTAGTCTCAAAATTTATTAATACAGATTACAGAATGACAGTTGAAAATAAAAAAGACTATTTCTATAGACTTATCAGCCAAGTTTATGAATTTAGGAATATTTCTGCTCATGGTAACAGGATTTTTGATTTTCAATTCCAAGAAAAATATGAGATGAAACGTATCTATTTAGAGAGTACAAATACTTTAGATTTATTTGAAAATGAAAATCGAAACGGACTCTTTTCAGTAATCTACTCTATTATTACCTTACTTGATGACCCATACGCACTCAACAACTTCTGGAATGAAGTAATAAATTATTTTGATAATTATTCAAGACCTGAATTTAATTTTAATGGTAAAGATGTATTCCAATTATTTGGAATATCTCTTCAAAGTTTAGCTAAACTTGAAGAATATGTTAAACAAAAAATAGATATAATTTAA
- the mreD gene encoding rod shape-determining protein MreD has translation MLHFFKDNFLIPIFVFFILLLDGSVMTMLSYSLGSESFQISPQFTLIVITLLAVYLMNDSNIFLVSIIIGFIYDAYYSSILGVNLFLFPMIVILTRTVIKKFPMNFYTIWLWILIVYTGYTHFIYALYYLIDIHSSSYYYFLSQNYIPSLLFNAFLGFIFIWLIQKLVIWFEK, from the coding sequence ATGTTACATTTCTTTAAAGATAACTTTTTGATCCCTATCTTTGTGTTCTTTATCCTATTACTGGATGGTAGCGTGATGACCATGTTGTCATATAGTTTGGGTAGTGAAAGCTTTCAGATCAGCCCACAATTTACACTGATTGTGATTACCTTATTGGCAGTTTATTTAATGAATGATTCGAATATATTCCTTGTAAGTATTATCATAGGTTTTATATACGACGCTTATTATTCTTCAATACTTGGGGTTAATTTATTCCTATTCCCCATGATAGTAATCCTTACTCGGACGGTTATTAAAAAATTCCCGATGAACTTTTATACGATTTGGTTATGGATCCTTATTGTTTATACCGGGTATACGCATTTTATCTATGCTTTATACTACTTAATCGATATACATAGTAGTAGCTATTATTATTTTTTAAGTCAGAACTATATTCCGTCGTTATTATTCAATGCCTTTTTAGGTTTTATCTTTATTTGGCTAATTCAGAAATTAGTCATTTGGTTTGAAAAATAA
- the mreC gene encoding rod shape-determining protein MreC, producing MRRFFENKKLIVLLVSVITSFSMIAYSIFSQSQMPKPILWVNDVTAVVGRFVSTPTNAMMRFTDSINDLMNTYEDNQRLKRQISSLEELEAQNKILQSENEELSALLDLQPSLVGKNVIASSVISRSPDTWLDSITIDVGSNSGIEENMSVMTESGLVGHVTEVSATSSKVQLLITENNQMKNVAVSIQTDDSIVSGILSDYEEKTQELILKQVPNDAQVSEGNTVTTSGLGGVSPEGLIIGEVTSVSSDNFGLSQSVRVKPAADFKDIRSVLVIMTLNESSSDAPADSEDQAAESSAASTDTAE from the coding sequence TTGCGACGATTTTTTGAGAATAAAAAATTAATTGTCCTGCTTGTTAGTGTCATCACTTCATTCAGTATGATTGCCTACTCTATATTTAGTCAATCACAGATGCCCAAACCAATTTTATGGGTGAATGATGTGACCGCAGTTGTGGGTAGATTTGTTTCTACACCAACGAATGCGATGATGCGCTTTACAGATTCAATTAACGATTTAATGAACACATACGAAGATAACCAACGATTGAAAAGACAAATTTCTTCACTAGAGGAACTGGAAGCTCAAAATAAGATATTACAAAGTGAAAATGAAGAACTATCTGCCTTACTTGATTTACAACCTTCATTAGTTGGTAAGAATGTGATTGCTTCTTCTGTTATTTCTAGATCCCCTGATACCTGGTTAGACTCAATTACAATTGATGTAGGGTCTAATAGTGGTATTGAAGAGAACATGTCCGTGATGACAGAGAGTGGCCTTGTAGGGCATGTAACGGAAGTCTCTGCTACGAGTTCAAAAGTGCAGTTATTGATTACTGAGAATAATCAAATGAAGAACGTAGCAGTAAGTATTCAAACGGATGATAGTATCGTGTCAGGGATTTTATCTGACTATGAAGAGAAGACACAGGAATTAATCCTTAAACAAGTGCCGAATGATGCACAAGTTTCTGAAGGAAATACGGTCACTACAAGTGGTTTAGGTGGTGTATCTCCAGAAGGTTTAATCATTGGAGAAGTAACATCAGTATCTTCTGATAACTTTGGTTTATCTCAGTCAGTGAGAGTAAAACCTGCTGCAGACTTCAAAGATATCCGTTCAGTATTGGTTATCATGACCTTGAATGAAAGTTCAAGTGATGCACCAGCTGATAGTGAAGATCAGGCTGCTGAATCCTCTGCTGCCTCTACAGACACAGCAGAGTAG
- a CDS encoding amino acid ABC transporter ATP-binding protein, with protein sequence MSLKVTGLNKAYKDNQVIKDYDFEINPGEVVILLGRSGTGKTTFMRIINNLEEADRGTIEINGKVLSKDNGTKAVYSSNSERRAYQNELGMVFQDYQLFPNLTVIQNLIEAPLAQGLKNKEELIEDGKKLLADVGLSDKTDVFPSTLSGGQKQRVAIARALMLNPSVLCFDEPTSALDRESADQIGSLITALAKDQGKAILIVTHDIVFGKQIGTRIESSTEFAK encoded by the coding sequence ATGTCATTAAAAGTAACAGGACTAAATAAAGCTTATAAAGATAACCAAGTCATTAAGGATTATGACTTCGAAATCAATCCAGGTGAAGTTGTGATTTTACTAGGTCGTTCAGGGACGGGTAAAACGACATTCATGCGTATTATCAACAATCTTGAAGAAGCAGACCGTGGTACGATTGAAATTAACGGTAAGGTCTTATCAAAAGATAACGGCACCAAAGCTGTCTATAGTTCAAATAGTGAGCGTCGTGCTTATCAAAATGAACTAGGCATGGTTTTCCAAGATTATCAATTGTTCCCGAATTTAACCGTGATTCAAAATCTGATTGAAGCACCTTTAGCACAAGGGCTTAAAAACAAAGAAGAATTGATTGAAGATGGTAAAAAACTATTAGCAGATGTTGGTTTATCTGATAAAACAGATGTTTTCCCATCAACATTGTCTGGTGGACAAAAGCAACGAGTGGCGATTGCTAGAGCCTTAATGCTAAATCCAAGTGTCTTGTGTTTTGATGAACCTACTTCAGCCTTGGATAGAGAATCTGCTGACCAAATCGGGAGTCTTATCACAGCCTTAGCTAAAGACCAAGGTAAAGCCATTCTGATTGTTACCCATGATATTGTGTTCGGTAAACAAATTGGAACTAGAATTGAGTCATCGACTGAATTCGCAAAATAA
- a CDS encoding helix-turn-helix domain-containing protein, translating into MSLLANIKELAIAKGMTIAELERKLNLSQGSIRKWDTTNPGIDKVQSVADFFGVSIDELLGREENTKHPNVLAAHIADDVTPEEMEEILNYINYIKSKR; encoded by the coding sequence ATGAGTTTACTAGCAAATATAAAGGAATTAGCTATAGCTAAAGGTATGACTATTGCTGAGTTAGAAAGGAAACTCAACCTTAGCCAAGGTAGTATTCGTAAATGGGATACAACTAATCCGGGGATTGATAAAGTTCAATCAGTAGCAGATTTCTTTGGTGTGTCAATTGATGAATTATTAGGAAGGGAAGAAAATACTAAACATCCTAATGTTCTAGCAGCACATATTGCTGATGACGTAACTCCCGAAGAAATGGAGGAGATTTTAAATTATATTAATTATATAAAATCGAAAAGGTAG
- a CDS encoding tyrosine-type recombinase/integrase, giving the protein MWSEKTPNGKVKFVERYKDPLTDKMERVSVTMEKNTASIRKQATAILNERIEELINAPQSGLTLEDIANDWFKVHKQNVKQSTAQRTANNIKLLTNKFGNVKFEKLAANIINNYYLELLTDGRYKYSSVVLANNTLKQIIKFALKYKGIDQHVLLDLLEVPKINRSEKNKLKYLEPDELNQIIDYFKSEDNEEYARMALIQSGTGMRFSEMVSLNFDDVNLEEHTLVVSKNYDHDHKIFTAPKNGDDRVVFFNDDVKKALTEQIQHAKLKMIETNKNREQRLLFVGNTGYPIRPAQMNVSLKGIISKPVSTHYFRHTFISLAVQNGVSKEIIAEQVGHADTKMIDKVYAHFTKKMRAQQKNAMLNLNIAK; this is encoded by the coding sequence ATGTGGTCAGAAAAAACACCTAACGGAAAAGTAAAATTTGTTGAACGATATAAAGACCCACTAACCGATAAAATGGAACGTGTAAGTGTGACAATGGAAAAGAATACAGCAAGCATTAGGAAGCAAGCTACTGCAATTTTAAATGAAAGAATTGAAGAATTGATAAACGCACCACAAAGTGGTTTAACTTTAGAGGATATTGCAAATGATTGGTTTAAAGTACACAAGCAAAATGTTAAACAGTCAACTGCCCAGCGAACGGCTAACAATATAAAATTGTTAACCAATAAATTTGGTAACGTTAAATTTGAAAAATTAGCAGCAAATATAATTAATAACTACTATTTAGAGTTGTTAACAGATGGTAGATATAAATATTCGTCAGTTGTACTCGCCAACAACACATTGAAACAAATAATAAAATTTGCTTTGAAGTATAAAGGGATTGACCAACATGTGTTGCTAGACCTGCTAGAAGTGCCTAAAATCAATCGGTCTGAAAAGAATAAATTGAAGTATTTAGAGCCTGATGAACTAAATCAAATTATTGACTATTTTAAAAGTGAAGATAATGAAGAATATGCTCGTATGGCACTCATACAATCTGGGACAGGTATGCGGTTTAGTGAAATGGTGTCTTTGAATTTTGATGATGTTAATTTAGAGGAACACACGCTTGTTGTCAGCAAAAATTATGACCATGACCATAAAATATTTACCGCTCCTAAAAACGGTGATGATCGTGTGGTATTTTTTAATGATGATGTGAAAAAGGCCTTAACTGAACAAATCCAACACGCTAAATTGAAAATGATAGAAACGAATAAAAATAGAGAACAACGACTATTATTTGTAGGCAACACTGGCTATCCTATCAGACCTGCACAGATGAATGTTAGCTTAAAAGGCATTATAAGCAAGCCTGTGAGCACCCATTACTTTAGACATACATTCATATCCCTTGCTGTTCAGAACGGCGTATCAAAGGAAATAATCGCTGAACAGGTAGGTCACGCCGATACCAAGATGATTGATAAGGTATATGCTCACTTTACGAAAAAAATGCGAGCACAACAAAAAAACGCAATGCTCAATTTGAACATTGCGAAGTAG
- a CDS encoding ABC transporter permease subunit (The N-terminal region of this protein, as described by TIGR01726, is a three transmembrane segment that identifies a subfamily of ABC transporter permease subunits, which specificities that include histidine, arginine, glutamine, glutamate, L-cystine (sic), the opines (in Agrobacterium) octopine and nopaline, etc.), producing MKKFKFRNFVLSIILSIGLAFAVGQTSVKATESEDTSGETYVIGLDDTFAPMGFRDGSGELVGFDIDLANAVADLYGWNLEFQPIDWAMKETELNSGNIDMIWNGYGITPEREEMVLFSEPYIESGQMVISKKGSGIEELSDLAGKTIATQSGSTALTFMQEWPDDLYNQLADEPVLYPSYNEVFTDLDADRVDAIYAGDIYSRYTLNQKGTLDEYEYFVDETSVEPMGVGFRKSDTVLKEQVDAGIEELRQNGTYAEIEAKWFGEDSESSGSSNIVMTVLPSLLNGLKLTLLLFVIVLILSVPIGFLIGILRVFGPKWLQAIIEAYVFIMRGSPLMLQLMVIFFGLPYIGIAMDRFPAAVLAYVINYAAYFAEIFRGGISAVPDGQYESISVLGIGKIRGFRRIILPQVVNIVLPSIGNEVISLVKDTSLVYVIGLGELLRAGNIAANTYASLVPYLVAGAIYLIVTAVLTFILRKFENQLKW from the coding sequence ATGAAGAAATTTAAATTTAGAAATTTTGTATTATCAATTATTTTATCAATAGGTCTGGCATTTGCTGTAGGGCAAACATCGGTAAAAGCAACTGAATCTGAGGATACGAGTGGTGAAACTTATGTTATCGGTTTAGACGATACATTTGCACCAATGGGTTTCCGTGATGGGTCTGGTGAATTGGTCGGTTTCGATATCGACTTGGCTAATGCAGTAGCTGACCTATATGGTTGGAATTTAGAGTTTCAACCAATTGATTGGGCGATGAAAGAAACTGAGTTAAATTCAGGTAATATTGATATGATCTGGAATGGTTATGGGATCACACCAGAACGAGAAGAAATGGTCTTGTTCTCTGAACCATATATCGAGTCTGGACAAATGGTTATTAGTAAAAAAGGTTCTGGTATTGAAGAACTTTCTGATTTAGCAGGTAAAACAATTGCCACACAGTCTGGGTCCACAGCCTTAACATTTATGCAAGAGTGGCCAGATGACTTATATAATCAATTAGCTGATGAACCAGTCTTGTATCCTTCATATAATGAAGTATTTACTGATTTGGATGCTGACCGTGTGGATGCTATCTATGCTGGGGATATCTATTCTCGCTATACCCTAAACCAAAAAGGGACTTTAGATGAATATGAGTACTTTGTAGATGAAACATCTGTTGAACCGATGGGTGTTGGTTTTAGAAAATCAGATACTGTATTAAAAGAGCAAGTAGATGCAGGTATTGAAGAATTAAGACAAAACGGGACTTATGCTGAAATTGAAGCGAAATGGTTCGGTGAAGATTCTGAATCATCAGGCTCATCAAATATTGTCATGACGGTATTGCCTTCATTATTAAATGGATTAAAATTAACCCTACTATTATTTGTCATTGTATTGATTCTATCAGTGCCAATTGGTTTCTTAATTGGAATCTTACGCGTGTTTGGACCAAAATGGTTACAAGCAATTATTGAAGCTTATGTTTTCATCATGCGTGGTAGTCCACTAATGCTTCAATTGATGGTGATCTTCTTCGGTTTACCATATATTGGTATCGCTATGGATCGATTCCCAGCAGCTGTCCTTGCATATGTGATTAACTATGCAGCTTATTTTGCAGAAATCTTTAGAGGTGGTATTTCAGCAGTGCCGGACGGCCAATATGAGAGTATTTCTGTATTAGGTATTGGTAAAATACGTGGTTTTAGAAGAATTATCTTACCGCAAGTAGTTAATATTGTATTACCTTCAATTGGGAACGAAGTGATTTCCCTAGTAAAAGATACGTCATTAGTTTATGTGATTGGACTTGGCGAGTTACTAAGAGCCGGGAATATTGCAGCGAATACCTATGCGTCTCTAGTACCATACTTAGTTGCAGGGGCGATTTACTTAATCGTGACAGCAGTTCTTACATTCATCTTACGTAAATTTGAAAACCAATTGAAATGGTAA
- the rpmA gene encoding 50S ribosomal protein L27, translated as MLKFNLQFFAHKKGGGSTANGRDSQSKRLGAKRADGQEVSGGSILYRQRGTKIYPGVNVGRGGDDTLFAKVDGIVRFERKGRDQKQVSVYPVAAE; from the coding sequence ATGTTGAAATTTAATTTACAATTCTTCGCCCACAAAAAAGGGGGCGGGTCTACTGCCAATGGTCGTGACTCTCAATCAAAACGTTTAGGTGCTAAACGTGCTGATGGTCAAGAAGTTTCAGGTGGTTCAATTTTATACCGTCAACGCGGTACTAAAATTTACCCAGGTGTAAACGTAGGACGCGGTGGAGACGATACTTTATTTGCTAAAGTTGACGGAATCGTTCGCTTCGAACGTAAAGGCCGTGACCAAAAACAAGTATCAGTTTATCCAGTAGCTGCTGAATAA
- a CDS encoding ISL3 family transposase, giving the protein MNKFINTTLQLKDENIVFEDKVEEMIVKNIKSLIYFGKLDVNPQYCPACGCVKQGNSIVKNGSKKSRLTLTKISGLPAYLDLRKKRYHCRECDSYFTAKSEVVGDNCFISKRVKRMVLDFATNALTLKHIAETCNVSDHTVQRVIDGASKELKPSIFDALPEHIAFDEFKGVKHSEGNMSFIFIDNTNSRIVDVLGDRRKFSLRDYFFAYPLKTRQKVQTVTMDMYMPYMEVVREVFPNAKIIIDRFHLVQALNRELNKLRIEVMNAFRVPDHRLYNKYKRYWRIFLMPRENLNSWDYQPFKLFDWLTNTGGILDYLLEKNPLLKDTYNIVHDLREALQENDSEVFKAQLAQSKLVKLPSGLRRVLRTFTKLQRYIGNTFKYNRLTNGRIEGLNNKIKVLKRIAYGYRNFQNFRTRILMTNKLYLNEIPVVQAA; this is encoded by the coding sequence ATGAATAAGTTTATCAATACCACGCTACAATTGAAAGATGAAAATATTGTTTTTGAGGATAAAGTTGAAGAAATGATAGTTAAGAATATAAAGTCACTGATCTATTTCGGCAAGTTAGATGTAAATCCTCAGTATTGTCCAGCCTGCGGCTGTGTTAAACAAGGAAATAGTATTGTTAAGAATGGGTCTAAAAAATCAAGACTAACGCTAACAAAGATATCAGGGCTACCTGCTTACCTCGACTTACGAAAAAAACGCTATCACTGTAGAGAATGTGATAGCTACTTCACTGCTAAATCAGAGGTAGTCGGTGATAACTGTTTTATTTCTAAGCGCGTTAAACGGATGGTATTAGACTTTGCAACCAATGCGTTGACACTGAAACATATCGCAGAGACTTGCAACGTTTCTGATCATACAGTGCAACGGGTAATTGATGGTGCTAGTAAAGAGCTTAAACCTAGTATCTTCGATGCATTGCCTGAGCACATTGCTTTCGATGAATTCAAAGGTGTAAAGCATTCCGAAGGGAATATGAGCTTTATTTTTATTGATAATACAAATTCACGTATTGTAGATGTGCTGGGAGATCGCAGAAAATTCAGCCTACGTGATTACTTTTTTGCCTATCCGTTGAAAACTCGGCAGAAAGTTCAGACAGTTACGATGGACATGTATATGCCTTATATGGAAGTTGTTAGAGAAGTATTTCCCAACGCCAAAATCATCATTGATCGTTTCCATTTAGTTCAAGCATTAAATCGAGAATTAAATAAGCTACGTATTGAAGTAATGAATGCTTTCAGGGTTCCTGACCATAGATTGTACAACAAGTATAAGAGATATTGGCGAATATTCCTAATGCCCCGAGAAAACTTAAACTCATGGGATTATCAACCGTTTAAATTATTCGATTGGCTTACGAATACCGGTGGTATTTTAGACTATTTACTAGAGAAGAACCCGCTATTAAAAGACACCTATAATATCGTCCATGACTTGCGTGAAGCGCTTCAAGAGAATGACTCTGAAGTGTTTAAAGCCCAGTTAGCGCAGTCTAAGTTAGTTAAATTACCAAGCGGATTAAGACGTGTGCTACGTACATTCACCAAACTTCAAAGATATATTGGGAATACTTTCAAATATAACCGCTTAACGAACGGCCGAATAGAAGGTTTGAATAATAAAATTAAGGTCTTAAAACGAATAGCTTACGGATACCGAAACTTCCAAAATTTTAGAACTAGAATATTAATGACGAATAAACTATATCTAAATGAAATACCTGTAGTACAAGCAGCCTAA